A region from the Streptomyces sp. 3214.6 genome encodes:
- a CDS encoding lytic murein transglycosylase encodes MSAHIGTRLRKGAVNTTVAALAVAALAASQAPDVTADGHGRQTAADAPSADPSTAAGTGDSATGNSPYYTDLPPLNSPSPAPTVTSPTIPAATGSTEAGIPATVLDAYKKAETELAQSKPGCNLPWQLLAAIGKVESGQARGGNVTADGTTVTPILGPVLNGVGFANISDTDNGAYDGDSTYDRAVGPMQFIPSTWEWAGRDGNGDGKKDPNNIYDAALAAGHYLCRYDWDMSTTSGMRSAILSYNNSTDYLNTVLSWLEYYRKGTHEVPNGTGTLPSGRSDNGPGTTPTPSTPGTPTKPGKPSTPGKPSKPSKPSKPSKPSTPTPTPTPTDTVDHIENAGTASLTAMAGHTYTDRISTRAETATGKAVAKVRVRFTIVGDTDATFTGGEDVATIATDSKGIALAPALKAGEKTGDFTVRATVLGRALSALDYKATVTARAADALARTSQTALTCTAGGEFADQVEVKATYKGAAADKVAATATLIKSAGDPTTNDKGPYFKDAAGNPVRTWDLQTDAGGLLQLPKLYADDNAGTYLLRITTTGGATLTVELTVTAAPSATPTPTPSPTPSGSESTTPTP; translated from the coding sequence ATGTCGGCGCATATCGGCACGAGACTGCGCAAGGGAGCGGTCAACACGACCGTGGCCGCACTGGCGGTCGCGGCTCTGGCCGCGTCCCAGGCACCGGACGTCACGGCCGACGGGCACGGCAGACAGACCGCCGCCGACGCCCCGTCCGCCGACCCGAGCACGGCCGCCGGCACGGGTGACAGCGCCACCGGCAACTCGCCGTACTACACGGACCTGCCGCCGCTGAACAGCCCCAGCCCCGCCCCGACCGTGACCTCGCCAACCATCCCGGCCGCCACCGGCAGCACCGAGGCGGGCATACCCGCGACCGTCCTGGACGCCTACAAGAAGGCCGAGACGGAACTGGCGCAGTCCAAGCCGGGCTGCAACCTGCCCTGGCAGCTCCTCGCCGCCATCGGCAAGGTCGAGTCGGGCCAGGCCCGCGGCGGCAACGTCACCGCCGACGGCACGACCGTCACACCGATCCTCGGCCCGGTCCTCAACGGCGTCGGCTTCGCCAACATCAGCGACACCGACAACGGCGCCTACGACGGCGACAGCACCTACGACCGCGCCGTCGGCCCCATGCAGTTCATCCCCTCCACCTGGGAGTGGGCGGGCCGCGACGGCAACGGCGACGGCAAGAAGGACCCCAACAACATCTACGACGCCGCGCTCGCCGCCGGCCACTACCTGTGCCGCTACGACTGGGACATGTCCACCACGTCCGGGATGCGCAGCGCGATCCTCAGCTACAACAACTCGACGGACTACCTCAACACCGTCCTGTCGTGGCTGGAGTACTACCGCAAGGGCACGCACGAGGTTCCCAACGGCACCGGCACCCTGCCGAGCGGCCGCAGCGACAACGGCCCGGGCACCACCCCCACCCCGTCGACGCCCGGCACACCGACGAAGCCCGGCAAGCCGTCCACCCCGGGCAAGCCCAGCAAGCCCAGCAAGCCCAGCAAGCCCTCCAAGCCCAGCACCCCGACGCCGACGCCCACGCCGACCGACACGGTCGACCACATCGAGAACGCGGGCACGGCGAGCCTCACCGCCATGGCGGGCCACACCTACACCGACCGGATCAGCACGCGCGCGGAGACGGCCACCGGCAAGGCCGTCGCCAAGGTCAGGGTCCGCTTCACCATCGTCGGCGACACCGACGCCACCTTCACCGGCGGCGAGGACGTCGCCACCATCGCCACCGACAGCAAGGGCATCGCCCTCGCCCCCGCCCTCAAGGCGGGCGAGAAGACCGGCGACTTCACCGTCCGCGCCACGGTCCTCGGCCGCGCCCTCTCCGCCCTCGACTACAAGGCCACCGTCACCGCCCGCGCCGCCGACGCCCTCGCCCGCACCAGTCAGACGGCGCTGACCTGCACCGCCGGCGGCGAGTTCGCCGACCAGGTCGAGGTGAAGGCCACCTACAAGGGCGCCGCCGCGGACAAGGTCGCGGCCACCGCCACCCTGATCAAGTCGGCCGGCGACCCGACCACGAACGACAAGGGCCCCTACTTCAAGGACGCCGCCGGCAACCCCGTGCGTACCTGGGACCTGCAGACGGACGCAGGCGGCCTGCTGCAGCTGCCCAAGCTGTACGCGGACGACAACGCCGGCACGTACCTGCTGCGCATCACCACCACCGGCGGAGCGACCCTCACGGTCGAACTGACCGTCACGGCCGCGCCGTCCGCGACCCCGACCCCGACCCCGAGCCCCACGCCCAGCGGGTCGGAGTCGACGACGCCCACCCCGTAA
- a CDS encoding SPW_0924 family protein yields MRALIAAATGLAVALALVLTLTALGTPTGKTSPKPLLTTVPAHP; encoded by the coding sequence ATGCGTGCCCTGATCGCCGCCGCGACCGGCCTCGCCGTCGCGCTCGCCCTGGTCCTCACCCTCACCGCACTGGGCACACCGACCGGCAAGACCTCCCCGAAACCCCTGCTGACGACGGTGCCCGCACACCCCTGA
- a CDS encoding DUF3068 domain-containing protein, with product MRRKASLILLTLAVFCAALSPLLRWYAFPRLAKIPANEYQTMVVEAKNATLLDYGTMTARTVPKVTIVQTLKGDVEASEKIEKTAGRDVVVWDGLSYVQGPDGKMVSKVPERYIFDAHTQEPVHATGESVDGDPVRRQGIEFKWPFQTQKRDYEYFDAQTRTSAPIHYKGTRTFRGLKVYYFEQTVPWTKVALPRTMPVAGITPETVAKTGTTRWYTTVRKFWVEPVTGAPVYAEENHQEELRGGSLLGGRAKVTAFAGDVKMREDFVEHTLSVVKSNRTLVLLLTSYLPWTFLLLGVLLLSLSLYLEARSRRPARPTPAEPAQPQPVTA from the coding sequence ATGCGCCGCAAGGCCAGCCTGATCCTGCTCACCCTCGCCGTGTTCTGCGCGGCACTGTCCCCACTGCTGCGCTGGTACGCCTTCCCACGCCTGGCCAAGATCCCCGCGAACGAATACCAGACCATGGTCGTGGAGGCGAAGAACGCCACCCTCCTCGACTACGGCACCATGACCGCCCGCACCGTCCCCAAGGTCACCATCGTGCAGACCCTCAAGGGCGACGTGGAGGCCTCCGAGAAGATCGAGAAGACCGCCGGCCGCGACGTCGTCGTCTGGGACGGCCTCTCCTACGTCCAGGGCCCCGACGGCAAAATGGTCTCCAAGGTCCCCGAGCGCTACATCTTCGACGCCCACACCCAGGAACCCGTCCACGCCACCGGCGAGAGCGTCGACGGCGACCCCGTCCGCCGCCAGGGCATCGAGTTCAAATGGCCCTTCCAGACGCAGAAACGCGACTACGAGTACTTCGACGCACAGACCCGCACCAGCGCCCCCATCCACTACAAGGGCACCCGGACCTTCCGTGGCCTGAAGGTCTACTACTTCGAACAAACCGTCCCCTGGACCAAGGTCGCCCTGCCCAGGACGATGCCCGTCGCCGGCATCACCCCCGAGACCGTCGCCAAGACCGGCACCACCCGCTGGTACACCACCGTCCGCAAGTTCTGGGTCGAACCGGTCACCGGAGCACCCGTCTACGCCGAGGAGAACCACCAGGAGGAACTGCGCGGCGGCTCCCTCCTCGGCGGCCGCGCCAAGGTCACGGCGTTCGCCGGCGACGTGAAGATGCGCGAGGACTTCGTCGAGCACACGCTGTCCGTCGTCAAGTCCAACCGCACCCTGGTCCTGCTGCTCACGTCCTACCTGCCCTGGACCTTCCTCCTGCTCGGCGTCCTGCTGCTGTCCCTCTCCCTCTACCTGGAGGCCCGCTCCCGCCGCCCCGCACGGCCGACCCCCGCCGAACCCGCCCAGCCGCAGCCGGTCACCGCCTGA
- the hrpB gene encoding ATP-dependent helicase HrpB — protein MHRDDALDALPVRAALPALNDALDGHGAAVLAAPPGTGKTTLVPLALAGLLGGGGGPVRRVVVAEPRRIAARAAARRMAWLLGEGVGESVGYTVRGERVVGPRARVEVVTTGVLLQRLQRDQELTGVDVVVLDECHERHLDADTSAAFLWDVRETLRPELRLVAASATTDTAGWARLLGGAPVVEAHGTSYDVEVVWAPPARPVRPPHGMRVDPALLAHVASVVRRALAERSGDVLCFLPGVGEIVRVAGQLGELGGVDVLQVHGRATAAVQDAVLAPAARRRVVLATSVAESSLTVPGVRVVVDSGLAREPRVDHARGLSALTTVRASQAAGRQRAGRAGREAPGAVYRCWAEAEDVRLSPFPAPEIKVADLAAFALQAACWGDPDASGLALLDPPPGGAMAAARSLLTAIGAVDSAGRATGRGVRLARLGLHPRLGRALLDGAASVGVERAAEVVALLSEEAPREYGDDLAAALRAARRGGDAYSGRWRAEVRRLRSVVAGVSGPSAGISLPSAGDRRAGDGGVEGLVVALAFPERAARLDGGSYLMVSGTRAEVAEGTGLRGAAWLAVAVADRPVGKGHARVQLAAAVDEEVARLAAGVLLDERDEVHWAGGDVVARRVERLGAVELAARPLRDADAGLVRSALLEGLEREGLGLLRWSPDAHVLRQRLAFLRLRLGEPWPDVSDASLYARVDEWLEPELGRARRRGDLGRIDAGAALSRLLPWASGEAGRLDELAPERITVPSGSRIRIDYADPERPVLAVKLQEMFGLQESPRVSGVPLVVHLLSPAGRPAAVTADLASFWRDGYQGVRAELRGRYPKHPWPEDPAGAEPTRYTSARLRR, from the coding sequence ATCCACCGTGACGACGCTCTCGATGCGCTGCCCGTGCGGGCCGCGCTGCCCGCCCTGAACGACGCTCTGGACGGGCACGGCGCCGCGGTGCTGGCCGCGCCGCCCGGTACCGGCAAGACGACGCTGGTGCCGCTCGCGCTGGCCGGGCTGCTGGGTGGGGGTGGGGGTCCTGTGCGGCGCGTGGTGGTGGCCGAGCCGCGGCGGATCGCGGCGCGGGCGGCGGCCCGGCGGATGGCGTGGCTGCTGGGCGAGGGGGTCGGGGAGAGCGTCGGGTACACCGTGCGCGGGGAGCGGGTCGTGGGGCCACGCGCGCGCGTGGAGGTCGTCACGACCGGTGTGCTGTTGCAGCGTCTTCAGCGCGACCAGGAGTTGACGGGCGTCGACGTGGTGGTGCTGGACGAGTGTCATGAGCGGCATCTCGACGCGGACACCTCGGCCGCCTTCCTGTGGGATGTGCGTGAGACGCTGCGGCCCGAGCTGCGGCTGGTGGCGGCGTCGGCGACGACGGACACGGCGGGGTGGGCGCGGCTGTTGGGCGGGGCGCCGGTGGTGGAGGCCCACGGGACGTCGTACGACGTGGAGGTGGTCTGGGCGCCGCCGGCGCGGCCGGTGCGGCCGCCGCACGGGATGCGGGTGGATCCGGCGCTGCTGGCTCATGTGGCGTCGGTGGTGCGGCGGGCGTTGGCGGAGCGGTCGGGGGATGTGTTGTGTTTCCTGCCGGGTGTCGGGGAGATCGTACGAGTCGCGGGGCAGCTCGGGGAGCTGGGCGGGGTGGATGTGCTCCAGGTGCACGGGCGGGCAACGGCGGCGGTGCAGGACGCGGTGCTGGCGCCGGCGGCGCGGCGCAGGGTGGTGCTGGCGACGTCGGTGGCGGAGTCCTCGCTGACGGTTCCCGGGGTGCGGGTGGTCGTCGACTCGGGGCTGGCGCGGGAGCCGCGGGTGGATCACGCGCGCGGGTTGAGCGCGCTGACGACCGTGCGGGCGTCGCAGGCGGCGGGGCGGCAGCGGGCGGGGCGGGCCGGTCGGGAGGCGCCGGGTGCGGTGTACCGGTGCTGGGCGGAGGCGGAGGACGTCCGGCTGTCGCCGTTCCCGGCCCCGGAGATCAAGGTGGCCGATCTGGCCGCGTTCGCGCTTCAGGCGGCCTGCTGGGGCGATCCGGACGCGTCGGGGCTGGCGTTGCTGGATCCGCCGCCGGGCGGGGCGATGGCGGCGGCGAGGTCGCTGCTGACGGCGATCGGCGCGGTGGACTCCGCCGGTCGGGCCACCGGGCGGGGGGTGCGGTTGGCGCGGTTGGGGCTGCACCCCCGGCTGGGGCGGGCTTTGCTGGACGGGGCCGCGTCGGTGGGAGTGGAGCGGGCCGCGGAGGTGGTCGCGCTGCTCAGCGAGGAGGCTCCTCGGGAGTACGGGGATGATCTGGCGGCCGCTCTGCGGGCCGCACGGCGCGGGGGTGACGCCTACTCCGGGCGGTGGCGGGCCGAGGTGCGGCGGCTGCGGTCGGTCGTCGCCGGCGTTTCCGGGCCGTCCGCCGGAATTTCTCTGCCGTCCGCCGGTGACCGTCGTGCGGGGGACGGGGGCGTCGAGGGTCTCGTCGTCGCTCTTGCCTTCCCCGAGCGGGCCGCCAGGCTCGACGGTGGTTCCTACCTGATGGTGTCCGGGACGCGGGCCGAGGTCGCTGAGGGGACGGGACTGCGAGGTGCGGCCTGGCTCGCTGTCGCCGTCGCCGACCGGCCCGTGGGGAAGGGGCACGCGCGTGTGCAGCTCGCGGCGGCGGTGGACGAGGAGGTCGCCCGGCTCGCTGCCGGGGTGCTGCTCGACGAGCGCGACGAGGTGCACTGGGCCGGCGGGGACGTCGTGGCGCGGCGGGTGGAGCGGCTGGGGGCGGTGGAGCTGGCGGCGCGGCCGCTGCGGGACGCCGACGCCGGGCTCGTCCGTAGTGCGCTGCTCGAGGGGCTGGAGCGGGAGGGTTTGGGGTTGCTGCGGTGGTCGCCCGATGCGCATGTGCTGCGGCAGCGGCTGGCGTTTTTGCGGCTGCGGCTCGGGGAGCCGTGGCCCGACGTCTCGGACGCGTCGCTGTACGCGCGCGTGGACGAATGGCTGGAGCCCGAGCTGGGGCGGGCCCGGCGGCGGGGCGATCTGGGGCGGATCGACGCCGGAGCGGCGCTGAGTCGGCTGTTGCCCTGGGCCTCCGGTGAGGCGGGCCGGCTGGACGAGCTGGCGCCGGAGCGGATCACCGTGCCCAGTGGGTCCAGGATCCGGATCGACTATGCCGACCCGGAGCGGCCGGTGCTCGCGGTGAAGCTGCAGGAGATGTTCGGGCTTCAGGAGTCGCCGCGGGTGTCGGGGGTGCCGTTGGTGGTGCATCTGCTGTCGCCCGCGGGGCGCCCGGCCGCGGTCACCGCCGACCTGGCCTCGTTCTGGAGGGACGGCTACCAGGGGGTGCGGGCGGAGTTGCGCGGCCGGTATCCGAAGCATCCGTGGCCGGAGGATCCGGCCGGCGCCGAGCCGACCCGGTACACCAGCGCGCGGCTCAGGCGGTGA
- a CDS encoding class I SAM-dependent methyltransferase, producing the protein MTPGGTVGRVARKSTTREPIIQEPASSETAAFEPEATRRDADVAESSRANRGWWDRNADEYQIEHGTFLGDDRFVWGPEGLDEVEAELLGPPEELKGKAVLEIGAGAAQCARWLAAQGAHPVALDISHRQLQHALRIGGAFPLVCADAGALPFADGSFDVACSAYGALPFVADPVLVLREVRRVLRPGGRFVFSVTHPIRWAFPDEPGPEGLSVSSSYFDRTPYVEQDDEGRAVYVEHHRTLGDRVRDVVAGGFRLVDLVEPEWPAWNSSEWGGWSPLRGNLIPGTAIFVCERD; encoded by the coding sequence GTGACACCAGGTGGCACCGTCGGGCGGGTTGCACGGAAGAGTACGACGAGGGAGCCGATCATCCAAGAGCCCGCATCGTCCGAGACGGCGGCCTTCGAGCCGGAAGCCACCCGACGTGATGCCGACGTCGCCGAGAGTTCCCGGGCCAACCGGGGCTGGTGGGACCGCAACGCGGACGAATACCAGATCGAACACGGCACCTTCCTCGGCGACGACCGCTTCGTGTGGGGTCCCGAGGGCCTGGACGAGGTGGAGGCCGAGCTGCTCGGCCCGCCGGAGGAGCTGAAGGGGAAGGCCGTCCTGGAGATCGGCGCCGGCGCGGCCCAGTGCGCGCGCTGGCTGGCCGCGCAGGGCGCGCATCCGGTGGCCCTGGACATCTCCCACCGCCAGCTCCAGCACGCGCTGCGCATCGGTGGCGCGTTTCCGCTGGTGTGCGCCGACGCGGGCGCGCTGCCCTTCGCGGACGGCTCGTTCGACGTGGCCTGCTCGGCGTACGGGGCGCTGCCCTTCGTGGCCGATCCGGTGCTGGTCCTGAGGGAGGTGCGGCGGGTGCTGCGGCCGGGCGGCCGTTTCGTGTTCTCGGTGACCCATCCCATCCGCTGGGCGTTCCCGGACGAGCCGGGTCCCGAGGGCCTGTCGGTGTCGTCCTCGTACTTCGACCGCACTCCGTACGTCGAGCAGGACGACGAGGGCCGCGCGGTGTACGTGGAGCACCACCGGACGCTCGGCGACCGGGTCCGTGACGTCGTGGCGGGGGGGTTCCGGCTGGTGGACCTGGTCGAGCCGGAGTGGCCGGCCTGGAACTCGTCGGAGTGGGGCGGCTGGTCCCCGCTGCGCGGGAACCTGATCCCGGGGACGGCGATCTTCGTCTGCGAGCGGGACTAG
- the rpsA gene encoding 30S ribosomal protein S1 gives MTSSTETTATTPQVAVNDIGNEEAFLAAIDETIKYFNDGDIVDGVIVKVDRDEVLLDIGYKTEGVIPSRELSIKHDVDPNEVVAVGDEIEALVLQKEDKEGRLILSKKRAQYERAWGTIEKIKEEDGIVTGTVIEVVKGGLILDIGLRGFLPASLVEMRRVRDLQPYVGKELEAKIIELDKNRNNVVLSRRAWLEQTQSEVRQTFLTTLQKGQVRSGVVSSIVNFGAFVDLGGVDGLVHVSELSWKHIDHPSEVVEVGQEVTVEVLDVDMDRERVSLSLKATQEDPWQQFARTHQIGQVVPGKVTKLVPFGAFVRVDEGIEGLVHISELAERHVEIPEQVVQVNDEIFVKVIDIDLERRRISLSLKQANESFGADPASVEFDPTLYGMAASYDDQGNYIYPEGFDPETNDWLEGYETQREAWEHQYAEAQQRFEQHQAQVIKSREADEKAAAEGGDTAGAAPAATGGGSYSSEGADTSGALASDEALAALREKLAGGQS, from the coding sequence ATGACGAGCAGCACCGAGACCACCGCCACCACCCCGCAGGTTGCGGTCAACGACATCGGTAACGAGGAAGCCTTCCTCGCCGCGATCGACGAAACGATCAAGTACTTCAACGACGGCGACATCGTCGACGGCGTCATCGTGAAGGTCGACCGGGACGAGGTCCTGCTCGACATCGGTTACAAGACCGAAGGCGTTATCCCGAGCCGTGAGCTCTCCATCAAGCACGACGTCGACCCCAACGAGGTCGTCGCCGTGGGCGATGAGATCGAGGCCCTCGTCCTCCAGAAGGAGGACAAGGAAGGCCGCCTCATCCTGTCCAAGAAGCGCGCTCAGTACGAGCGTGCCTGGGGCACGATCGAGAAGATCAAGGAAGAGGACGGCATCGTCACCGGTACCGTCATCGAGGTCGTCAAGGGTGGCCTCATCCTCGACATCGGCCTCCGTGGCTTCCTCCCGGCCTCCCTCGTCGAGATGCGCCGCGTCCGCGACCTCCAGCCCTACGTGGGCAAGGAGCTCGAGGCGAAGATCATCGAGCTGGACAAGAACCGCAACAACGTGGTCCTGTCCCGCCGCGCCTGGCTGGAGCAGACCCAGTCCGAGGTCCGCCAGACGTTCCTCACGACCCTCCAGAAGGGGCAGGTCCGCTCCGGTGTGGTCTCCTCGATCGTCAACTTCGGTGCCTTCGTGGACCTGGGTGGCGTCGACGGTCTGGTCCACGTCTCCGAGCTGTCCTGGAAGCACATCGACCACCCCTCCGAGGTCGTCGAGGTCGGCCAGGAGGTCACGGTCGAGGTCCTCGACGTCGACATGGACCGCGAGCGCGTCTCCCTGTCGCTGAAGGCGACCCAGGAAGACCCGTGGCAGCAGTTCGCCCGCACCCACCAGATCGGCCAGGTCGTGCCCGGCAAGGTCACGAAGCTGGTTCCGTTCGGTGCGTTCGTCCGCGTGGACGAGGGCATCGAGGGTCTGGTCCACATCTCCGAGCTGGCCGAGCGCCACGTGGAGATCCCGGAGCAGGTCGTCCAGGTCAACGACGAGATCTTCGTCAAGGTCATCGACATCGACCTCGAGCGCCGTCGCATCAGCCTCTCGCTGAAGCAGGCCAACGAGTCCTTCGGTGCCGACCCGGCCTCGGTCGAGTTCGACCCGACCCTGTACGGCATGGCCGCGTCCTACGACGACCAGGGCAACTACATCTACCCCGAGGGCTTCGACCCCGAGACCAACGACTGGCTCGAGGGCTACGAGACCCAGCGGGAGGCGTGGGAGCACCAGTACGCCGAGGCGCAGCAGCGCTTCGAGCAGCACCAGGCGCAGGTCATCAAGTCCCGCGAGGCGGACGAGAAGGCCGCTGCCGAGGGCGGCGACACCGCGGGTGCGGCTCCGGCCGCGACCGGCGGCGGCTCCTACTCCTCCGAGGGCGCCGACACCTCCGGCGCGCTGGCCTCGGACGAGGCGCTTGCCGCGCTGCGGGAGAAGCTGGCCGGTGGGCAGAGCTGA
- a CDS encoding PAC2 family protein: MLDPQGLYAWEPKGLAVVDMALAQESAGLVMLYHFDGYIDAGETGDQIVDRLLDSLPHQLVARFDHDRLVDYRARRPLLTFKRDRWTEYEEPAIEVRLVQDTTGAPFLLLSGPEPDVEWERFAVAVKQIVERLGVRLSVNFHGIPMGVPHTRPVGLTPHGNRTDLMPGHRSPFDEAQVPGSAEALIEYRLMEAGHDILGVAAHVPHYIARSTYPDAALTVLEAVTAATGLVLPGIAHALRTDAHRTQTEIERQIQEGDDELTSLVQGLEHQYDAAAGAETRGNMLAEPVDIPSADEIGLEFERFLAEREGEG, from the coding sequence GTGCTTGATCCGCAGGGTTTGTACGCATGGGAGCCGAAAGGCCTGGCAGTCGTCGACATGGCGCTGGCACAGGAGTCGGCCGGACTTGTCATGCTCTACCACTTCGACGGATACATCGACGCGGGCGAGACCGGCGACCAGATCGTCGACCGGCTGCTCGACTCGCTGCCCCACCAACTCGTCGCCCGCTTCGACCACGACCGGCTCGTGGACTACCGCGCCCGCCGCCCGCTGCTGACCTTCAAGCGCGACCGGTGGACCGAGTACGAGGAGCCGGCCATCGAAGTGCGACTCGTGCAGGACACCACCGGAGCACCCTTCCTGCTGCTGTCCGGCCCCGAACCGGACGTGGAGTGGGAACGCTTCGCCGTCGCCGTCAAACAGATCGTGGAGCGCCTCGGCGTCCGCCTCTCGGTGAACTTCCACGGCATCCCCATGGGCGTCCCGCACACGCGCCCCGTGGGCCTCACCCCCCACGGCAACCGCACGGACCTCATGCCCGGCCACCGCAGCCCCTTCGACGAGGCACAGGTCCCCGGCAGCGCCGAAGCGCTCATCGAGTACCGCCTCATGGAAGCCGGCCACGACATCCTGGGCGTCGCTGCGCACGTCCCCCACTACATCGCCCGCTCGACCTACCCGGACGCCGCCCTGACCGTCCTGGAGGCCGTCACGGCCGCGACCGGCCTGGTCCTGCCCGGCATCGCGCACGCCCTGCGCACCGACGCCCACCGCACCCAGACCGAGATCGAGCGCCAGATCCAGGAAGGTGACGACGAGCTCACCTCCCTCGTCCAAGGCCTGGAACACCAGTACGACGCCGCTGCCGGCGCCGAAACCCGCGGCAACATGCTCGCCGAGCCCGTCGACATCCCCTCCGCCGACGAGATCGGCCTCGAGTTCGAACGATTCCTCGCAGAACGCGAAGGCGAGGGCTGA
- the coaE gene encoding dephospho-CoA kinase codes for MLKVGLTGGIGAGKSEVSRLLVECGAVLIDADRIAREVVAPHTPGLAAVVDAFGEAILAPDGSLDRPRLGSIVFADPEKLARLNAIVHPLVGARSRELEATAPEDAVVVHDVPLLTENGLAPLYDIVVVVDADPDTQLDRLVRLRGMTEDDARARMAAQATRDKRREIADIVIDNDVPLPELRRRVQDVWADLVRRAHPPHETAPE; via the coding sequence ATGCTGAAGGTGGGCCTGACCGGCGGGATCGGCGCCGGCAAGAGCGAAGTGTCCCGGCTGCTCGTCGAATGCGGAGCCGTGCTCATCGACGCGGACCGCATCGCGCGCGAAGTCGTCGCACCCCACACCCCCGGCCTCGCGGCGGTCGTCGACGCCTTCGGCGAGGCCATCCTCGCCCCGGACGGCAGCCTCGACCGCCCCCGGCTCGGCTCGATCGTCTTCGCCGACCCCGAGAAACTCGCACGCCTCAACGCGATCGTGCACCCCCTCGTCGGCGCCCGCTCCCGAGAACTGGAGGCGACCGCCCCCGAAGACGCCGTCGTCGTCCACGACGTCCCCCTCCTCACCGAGAACGGTCTCGCCCCCCTGTACGACATCGTGGTCGTCGTCGACGCCGACCCCGACACCCAACTCGACCGGCTCGTCCGGCTGCGCGGCATGACCGAGGACGACGCCCGCGCACGCATGGCCGCCCAGGCGACACGCGACAAACGCCGGGAGATCGCGGACATCGTGATCGACAACGACGTACCGCTCCCGGAACTGCGACGGCGCGTGCAGGACGTATGGGCCGACCTCGTGCGCCGAGCGCACCCGCCACACGAGACCGCCCCGGAATAG
- a CDS encoding tetratricopeptide repeat protein, with product MPDTAGSTGRTPETHVIDFRAAEQLLAARDPRGAVKLLDQVIAAHPENTAARLLRARAFFAAAQLRPAELEFTVVLEREPDNAFAHFALARTYERQGRGDQAKRHFRLAAALDPNPQYLKAARFET from the coding sequence GTGCCCGATACCGCAGGTTCGACCGGACGTACTCCGGAGACGCACGTCATCGACTTCCGTGCCGCGGAGCAACTCCTCGCCGCACGGGACCCGCGGGGCGCGGTGAAGCTTCTCGACCAAGTCATCGCCGCGCACCCCGAGAACACCGCCGCCCGGCTGCTACGCGCGCGTGCCTTCTTCGCCGCCGCGCAACTACGCCCCGCCGAGCTGGAGTTCACCGTCGTCCTGGAGCGCGAGCCGGACAACGCGTTCGCGCACTTCGCGCTCGCCCGCACCTACGAGCGGCAGGGCCGCGGCGACCAGGCCAAGCGCCACTTCCGGCTCGCCGCAGCACTCGACCCCAACCCGCAGTACCTGAAGGCAGCCCGCTTCGAGACCTGA
- a CDS encoding DUF6343 family protein: MRTGSEPTTARSALRMRLWLSLWGLAWAIFGTAAFTLAGRPGWAAACGVLWLVITVDLTMIVRHIRQGPHYQPGRDIPPYRPPEHRHP; the protein is encoded by the coding sequence ATGCGTACGGGCAGTGAGCCGACGACGGCGCGCAGTGCACTGAGGATGCGGCTGTGGCTGTCTCTGTGGGGGCTGGCCTGGGCGATCTTCGGGACGGCCGCGTTCACCCTGGCGGGGCGCCCGGGGTGGGCGGCGGCGTGTGGGGTGCTGTGGCTGGTGATCACGGTGGATCTGACGATGATCGTCCGGCACATCCGGCAGGGCCCGCACTATCAGCCGGGGCGGGACATTCCGCCGTACCGGCCGCCCGAGCACCGTCACCCCTGA
- a CDS encoding class I SAM-dependent methyltransferase, with product MRQGYEGTGPGAITPDGCAVEFYSRLPVKDEPDIISAAVPPGAHLLELGSGVGRVTHALLERGFTVTAVDESAEMLERVRGARTICSPIEDLDLGETFDVVMLASFLVHNGDVDVRTRMLRACARHIAKGGCLLIQREGEDYHTNLPRERVDPSGFTVRISSVGPLENGVRSVRAEYEFPDAVWTQTFRTRALTKDQFEQALAEAGLRVDRYLTDDRIWVRAVPVEE from the coding sequence ATGCGACAGGGATACGAAGGAACAGGCCCCGGCGCGATCACGCCGGACGGCTGCGCGGTCGAGTTCTACTCGCGCCTCCCCGTGAAGGACGAACCGGACATCATCTCCGCGGCGGTCCCCCCGGGCGCGCACCTCCTGGAGCTGGGCAGCGGAGTCGGGCGAGTGACCCACGCCCTCCTGGAGCGGGGCTTCACCGTCACAGCGGTGGACGAGTCCGCCGAAATGCTGGAGCGCGTCCGCGGCGCGCGCACCATATGCAGCCCGATCGAAGACCTCGACCTGGGCGAGACATTCGACGTCGTGATGCTCGCGTCGTTCCTCGTGCACAACGGAGACGTCGACGTGCGCACAAGGATGCTGCGCGCCTGCGCACGCCACATCGCCAAGGGCGGATGCCTGCTGATCCAACGAGAAGGAGAGGACTACCACACCAACCTGCCGCGTGAACGCGTCGACCCGAGCGGCTTCACCGTACGGATCTCCTCGGTCGGCCCCCTCGAGAACGGCGTCCGCTCCGTGCGCGCGGAGTACGAGTTCCCCGACGCGGTATGGACACAGACCTTCCGGACCCGCGCACTCACCAAGGACCAGTTCGAGCAGGCCTTGGCGGAGGCAGGCCTGAGAGTGGACCGATACCTGACGGACGACCGGATCTGGGTGAGGGCGGTGCCAGTGGAGGAGTAG